A single window of Deltaproteobacteria bacterium DNA harbors:
- the vorB gene encoding 3-methyl-2-oxobutanoate dehydrogenase subunit VorB yields the protein MEKRLFIKGNEALARGAIKAGCRYYFGYPITPQNEIPEYFSKHLAKVEGCFIQAESEVASINMLLGASAAGARAMTSSSSPGISLMQEGISYLAGSELPAVIVNITRSGPGLGGISASQGDYFQATRGGGHGDYRTIVLAPHSVQEMHDLTLLAFDLADKYCNPVVILGDAVLGQMQETMVERIYHPWELPPKDWTLTGASGRKPNLIKSLYLKEGEMERHNWKLFEKYQRMKKEEVRYEVSLGEDADLIITAFGTAARVSKTAIRLARAEGFKVGLFRPITLFPFPEEALQRLSQRV from the coding sequence GTGGAAAAACGATTGTTCATCAAAGGTAATGAAGCCTTGGCCCGCGGGGCCATTAAAGCCGGCTGCCGTTATTATTTCGGCTATCCCATCACGCCGCAAAATGAAATTCCCGAATACTTTTCCAAGCACTTGGCGAAGGTAGAAGGCTGTTTCATCCAGGCTGAGAGTGAGGTAGCTTCCATTAATATGCTTTTGGGGGCTTCCGCGGCAGGGGCCCGGGCCATGACTTCTTCCTCCAGCCCGGGCATATCCCTCATGCAAGAGGGGATCTCTTACCTGGCTGGGAGCGAGCTCCCGGCAGTAATCGTCAACATCACCCGCAGCGGTCCTGGCCTGGGGGGAATTTCTGCCTCGCAGGGAGATTATTTCCAAGCCACCCGGGGAGGAGGGCACGGGGACTATCGCACCATCGTCCTTGCTCCCCACTCGGTTCAAGAAATGCACGACTTGACTCTCTTAGCCTTCGACCTGGCGGACAAGTATTGCAACCCCGTAGTCATTCTCGGGGATGCCGTATTGGGGCAGATGCAGGAAACTATGGTCGAAAGGATATATCATCCCTGGGAACTTCCGCCAAAGGATTGGACTCTCACCGGAGCTTCGGGAAGGAAACCCAATCTTATTAAATCTCTCTACCTGAAAGAAGGAGAGATGGAGCGACATAACTGGAAACTCTTCGAAAAATACCAGCGGATGAAAAAAGAAGAAGTCCGGTACGAGGTCTCTCTGGGGGAGGATGCCGACTTGATCATCACAGCCTTTGGCACTGCTGCCCGCGTATCCAAAACCGCTATCCGTTTGGCCCGAGCCGAGGGGTTCAAAGTCGGTCTCTTCCGGCCGATCACCCTTTTCCCCTTCCCCGAGGAAGCTCTGCAGCGCCTTTCCCAGCGGGTGAA
- a CDS encoding ferredoxin family protein: MGKIIINRERCKACALCTLACPKQLIIFSKEVNLQGFYPAEPRLDNECTGCALCAESCPDVAIEVWR; encoded by the coding sequence ATGGGTAAAATTATCATCAACCGCGAGCGATGCAAAGCTTGCGCCCTCTGCACGTTAGCCTGCCCTAAGCAACTCATCATTTTCAGCAAAGAAGTCAACCTTCAGGGTTTTTACCCCGCCGAACCCCGCCTGGATAACGAATGTACTGGCTGTGCGCTTTGCGCCGAGTCCTGCCCGGACGTAGCCATTGAGGTCTGGAGGTAG
- a CDS encoding L-threonylcarbamoyladenylate synthase: MLMRINSQNPQPRLIRRVVEVLKEGGVIAYPTDTVYGLGCSLYNKKGIERIYQIKRSEKNRPFSFICADLKSISLYAKVSNYAYKTMKRLLPGPYTFVLEGTKLVPKIMLTRRMTAGIRVPNNPICLAIVKELGHPVISTSAMLAAGEVFYDPAEIEKKLGHGLDLVIDGGVLVSEPSSVIDLTEDMPKVLREGKGDVSSFL; this comes from the coding sequence ATGCTGATGAGAATCAATTCCCAAAACCCCCAACCAAGGCTGATCCGGCGGGTGGTGGAAGTATTGAAGGAAGGGGGGGTCATTGCTTACCCCACCGATACGGTTTATGGATTGGGTTGTTCCCTGTACAATAAGAAGGGCATCGAGCGCATCTACCAAATCAAGCGGAGCGAAAAGAATCGACCTTTTAGCTTCATTTGCGCCGACCTGAAGTCTATCAGCCTATATGCCAAGGTTTCCAACTATGCCTACAAGACGATGAAGCGCCTCTTGCCCGGTCCCTATACTTTCGTCCTCGAAGGGACCAAGCTGGTTCCCAAGATTATGCTCACCCGACGGATGACGGCCGGGATTCGAGTTCCCAACAACCCTATATGCCTGGCTATCGTCAAGGAGCTTGGGCATCCGGTCATCAGCACCAGCGCCATGCTGGCTGCCGGAGAGGTTTTTTATGATCCGGCGGAGATTGAAAAAAAACTGGGGCATGGGCTTGACTTGGTTATCGACGGCGGGGTATTGGTATCTGAGCCTTCCAGCGTTATCGATTTGACGGAGGACATGCCCAAGGTCTTGCGCGAGGGAAAGGGAGATGTAAGTTCCTTTCTCTAA
- a CDS encoding NADH-ubiquinone oxidoreductase-F iron-sulfur binding region domain-containing protein, protein MAKIEKIGGYATDCYLHEGPAIRLMEANQYQEFLSRQRREVMKNCGTVNPEDIDAYVQNGGFKALEMAVTAMTPEKVVEQMKRAELRDRSAEGRFTGQNWEAYRQVQHLPHYVVSTRMGGFSEAWMERTLLEGNPFALIEGMAITAYALGGVGKGIIYIPAAYKPLAFRRMSRAIHAAQARRYLGHNILAKPFNFDIEIRETMSEDQLPKEHNPFICGECARSLFDLEETAKYENFKNVEVWPKPFYVNNVETHLNIPLILNKGADSFASLGTKNATGTKIFALTGKTRHPCLVEAPIGSTLAELLKMADGETSGLQGELKAFQMSGPSGGIFPARFQNTPIDFDSLANIGWKIGSGYVVLMDEKVCIVEMVRYSLNQLVSESCDHCHPCGKAFKNLLAIFNRLTKGWGETGDLETLEIIANRIQSQARCQFGRTAVVPVLTSLRYFRGEYESHLKQHCPSNSCKDLSKDSERPLKLAA, encoded by the coding sequence ATGGCCAAGATAGAAAAAATCGGAGGATACGCAACGGATTGTTACCTCCACGAGGGTCCGGCAATTCGCTTGATGGAAGCCAACCAATATCAGGAATTCCTCTCCCGGCAGCGCCGAGAGGTAATGAAGAACTGCGGGACGGTCAACCCGGAGGACATCGATGCCTATGTCCAGAATGGCGGGTTCAAAGCCCTGGAAATGGCGGTTACGGCCATGACCCCAGAGAAAGTAGTGGAACAAATGAAAAGGGCTGAATTACGGGACCGCAGTGCCGAGGGCCGCTTCACCGGGCAAAACTGGGAAGCTTATCGGCAAGTCCAGCATCTCCCCCACTACGTGGTCTCCACCCGCATGGGCGGGTTCTCCGAAGCCTGGATGGAAAGGACCTTGCTGGAAGGAAACCCTTTTGCGCTCATTGAAGGGATGGCCATTACCGCTTACGCCCTGGGCGGCGTCGGCAAGGGGATCATTTACATCCCTGCAGCTTATAAGCCACTCGCCTTTCGACGGATGAGTCGGGCGATTCATGCTGCTCAAGCCCGGCGCTACCTCGGCCATAATATCTTGGCCAAGCCCTTCAACTTTGACATCGAGATCCGTGAGACCATGAGCGAAGATCAACTCCCCAAGGAACATAATCCTTTTATTTGCGGCGAGTGTGCCCGCTCCCTTTTCGATCTCGAAGAGACGGCAAAATATGAAAACTTCAAGAACGTCGAGGTTTGGCCCAAGCCTTTCTATGTGAACAATGTCGAGACCCACCTGAACATTCCCCTCATTCTAAACAAAGGAGCAGACTCGTTTGCTTCTCTCGGGACGAAAAATGCCACGGGCACAAAAATTTTCGCCTTGACCGGCAAGACCCGTCATCCCTGCTTGGTCGAAGCCCCCATTGGCTCAACCCTTGCCGAACTTTTAAAGATGGCGGATGGAGAAACCAGTGGCTTACAGGGAGAGCTCAAAGCCTTTCAGATGAGTGGTCCCAGCGGGGGCATCTTTCCGGCAAGATTTCAAAACACCCCCATTGATTTTGATTCCCTTGCCAACATTGGTTGGAAGATCGGCTCAGGGTATGTGGTCTTGATGGACGAAAAAGTATGTATCGTGGAAATGGTTCGCTACTCCTTGAATCAATTAGTCTCCGAATCGTGTGATCATTGTCACCCTTGCGGTAAAGCCTTCAAGAACCTCCTGGCGATCTTCAACCGGTTAACCAAAGGATGGGGAGAAACTGGGGATCTGGAGACCCTTGAGATCATCGCCAATCGCATTCAGTCTCAGGCCCGCTGCCAATTCGGAAGAACGGCGGTAGTTCCCGTCCTTACCAGCTTGCGTTACTTCCGCGGAGAATACGAAAGCCACCTGAAGCAGCACTGCCCGTCCAATTCCTGTAAAGACCTGAGCAAAGATTCCGAGCGACCGCTCAAATTGGCCGCCTGA
- a CDS encoding NAD(P)H-dependent oxidoreductase subunit E, with the protein MEEKIILIASEDEPFGEYLYHQLSDPGWGISRSRVVSDLLRKVRSGKVDVLLLDSNLEGIPCYDLIALLKKTNSRLPIIALAEDSSLEMSKRVRHEGIFFLAMKPIDAAEIRTAVGDAIKMLNQQEQRRNNKMAKVIELRPAADLDFSKVQEICKAHEGKRGDLLIVLQKIQGVFGYVPKSTLEPVAQFLGVTSSEIFGVLTFYNRFHLSPRGKHTVRACRGTACHFSGAPSIIDSIKGQLRIQPGKETTDDSLFSLEQVACLGACGIAPVMTIDEETFGHLTPGSALQTIARYQAAEKVAEAAPGEAVEEKKAA; encoded by the coding sequence ATGGAAGAAAAAATAATTTTAATCGCGAGTGAGGATGAACCGTTCGGAGAATATCTTTACCATCAGTTATCCGACCCCGGTTGGGGCATTTCCCGGTCCAGGGTGGTCAGCGACCTACTCAGGAAGGTTAGAAGTGGAAAGGTGGATGTTCTTCTTTTAGACAGCAACCTGGAAGGGATTCCCTGTTATGATTTAATTGCTCTTCTTAAAAAGACAAATTCCCGCTTGCCCATCATTGCCCTCGCTGAAGATTCATCCCTGGAAATGTCCAAACGGGTTCGCCATGAAGGAATCTTCTTTTTAGCCATGAAACCCATCGATGCGGCAGAAATTCGCACGGCCGTTGGGGATGCGATTAAAATGCTAAATCAACAAGAACAGAGGAGGAATAACAAAATGGCCAAAGTGATCGAGCTGCGACCAGCAGCAGACCTTGACTTCTCCAAGGTCCAAGAAATTTGTAAAGCGCACGAAGGAAAAAGAGGAGATCTACTCATCGTGTTACAAAAAATTCAGGGTGTCTTTGGATACGTTCCCAAGTCGACCCTCGAACCTGTGGCTCAGTTTCTGGGGGTAACTTCGAGCGAAATATTCGGGGTTCTTACTTTTTACAACCGGTTCCATCTCTCTCCCCGCGGAAAGCATACGGTCCGGGCCTGTCGGGGAACGGCTTGCCATTTCAGCGGGGCTCCGTCCATCATCGATTCCATAAAAGGGCAACTCCGCATCCAGCCGGGGAAAGAAACAACGGATGATTCCCTCTTCAGCCTGGAGCAGGTGGCCTGCCTGGGTGCCTGTGGCATCGCTCCGGTTATGACCATCGATGAGGAGACTTTCGGGCATTTAACACCCGGCTCAGCCCTGCAAACGATTGCCCGTTATCAAGCAGCCGAAAAAGTTGCCGAGGCAGCTCCCGGAGAGGCAGTGGAAGAGAAAAAAGCAGCTTAA